Below is a window of Oryza brachyantha chromosome 10, ObraRS2, whole genome shotgun sequence DNA.
CACTAAGCAAGTTCATGCATCATAATAAGCATTTTACGAATTTACCTAACAAGGGGTCTGCTTACCACCAACGCAATttactcaaaaataaaatatgtttttttatgctgAACAAGAACATTCTCTGCCacctaatataaaaataattgccAAATATAGGCTGAGCAGTTGAAgtcaagatgaaaaaaaatactaattttataatttattgatttttctatGTGAAGACATACTAAATATAAGTAACCATTACCATAAATCCTTATTTGTGATTAATTGATGCAGGCCTCTTGCCGGAGGAATTTCATTTTGGAAGTAGTACTAGTAGATGCATTTGGTGAAGCAGTGAAGGATCGAGAGGTTTTCTAtttgccatttttttctagtttttccTACATTCAATGGGCACCCTTCTGTATTTGTTTGCATATATTCCTTATATTTGTGCATCTTCCAGATCGCTGCTTCACTTGTCTATGCTGACAATGGAGCATTAGTTGAAAAGTCAAGGGATGATTCGGAACCTCCCTTGCTAATTAGTTGTGATGGACTTGAATACCCAGCTGTAAGCAGGCCTCTGCCAATTATTCGTGGGCGTGCACTATTTAAACTCAAGATTTCTCAGGTGGGTTGTTAGAGATGCTATTATTATGTTACATTTATTACTtcaatttacatagaaaatacaTTCAATTGTTTTGGGCTATCCGTGTTTCCCCAAATTTGTGGTATACAGTAAACATCTTCCATGTTTAGCTGGTGAAACTTGGAGGCGTAGTTTTTAAGTGTGCTCGTGCTCTGCAGCAATACTATAGAGCAATAGAGATTGTAGGTACTGCATTGTGGATATTAATGGTATGTATGCACGTGTGGCATTGAAGCAGGCTGGCAATTCATATGTACAAAGACGTTTATTATCCATGTTGAGTAAACTCTTTACGACAGCTTGTTTCTGTGCTTTGTTTCAAGTAGTCCATTTAATGGCATGGAGCACTATCTGAAATACCATGAATCTAAACATCTTTATATTTACTGCtcttacattttaaaattacaATCCTCCTCAAACAACATACTGTCTGTTTGTTGCAGTTATCTTCTAAATGTGACAATAAGCTCTTCCGTATTTATTTCTCTACACTTGACATGAAAAGATATCCCTTTTTGGAGGCATATTCCAAACCCATCCGTTGTATATCGCGAAACCGCACCAACCGCCAGTTGGGTTCTGTAAAGCGGATAGGCTCTTCATTGGTGGATGAAATCCAATCGACCAATAATATCGAGGGGGTTGGTCATAATGGAAAATCAAATGGTCGTTTACAGACACATGACCCAAGTTCAGTGGTGtgtttccatccatccaaattcTCCAAGATAGAAGGCGATGTACACAAAGTAGCATCAGAGGTAATGGATAGTCTAGACTTCAGTACCGTTAATATTTTGCTTAATCTTTGAGTCCTTGATTTACCTTATTATGTGTTTTATTGACAGAATAAGCAAGCAAGAAAGATGATGCTAGACAAAGGAGTGCAGGATGTCATGGGGTCTGATTCTACAGCATCAGACTTTGACAGCATGGATGCAGGAAGTTCTTGGAGTGGATCAGATGGAGATGAAGTCGAATCCTTTTCAGACGCTGAGATTTTCAGATATTGTTTAGATAGCACATATGAGCGGTTAAAGTTTCTCAGAAGTGCAGCTCCTTCTGTCAATGAAGATGACTTGGTAAAACTTGCAAATCAGGTCTCTTTGTATAGTGGATGCGCCCATCACAGGTAACTGTCAGGTTTTGGATTTCATTAGAGGATTCACTATCTCCTTATTTTAACATCTATGTGTGACTCTTTGTCCATTCAAGAAACCAAATATTAATGTCAAAGCAACTGCTCCAAGAGGGTGCTGACACTTGGAATTTAATCTCAAAGAACAATGAACACGCACTTTGGTCATCTGCAGTTAATGAAATCAAAGCAAAATTTATGGACATTGTCCATCCTTCCAACAGGGGTTTGTCAGAGCAGGTAAAACTGTTTACTTGAATACAGTCATAATTTGTGCCACAAATATCTAAGGGGCTTGTGAATAGCACAAGAATAGTTGTTTAATTTTATACGATGTATACATTTCAGGATTTTGAGGTTTTAAGAGGAATTGCTGGTTGTGGTGATGACATTGGAAGAGACGAATTCGATAAGCTATGGTCCTGGCTATACCCAGTTGCTGCTGCTTTGTCAAAAGACAAAATAAACAAGCTGTGGGATTGCACAACACATAGATGGATAGAGGGATTGATTACATTAGAGGAAGCTGAGAATGCACTTAGAAGTTCCAGGGAACTGGTTAAAAGGCAAGGAACATTTGTCCTTAGATTTCCTACTACCCGAAGCTGGCCACATCCAGATGCTGGTAGCCTGGTTGTTACCTACGTCGGCTCTGATAACTCAATTCATCATAAACTTCTCTCTCTTGATGTCAGGTGAGCGTCCATTTGCATTCTCATCCTGTCTTTAGTATTTACTGCGAGGTTGCTAATTGCTATTCATTTTTTACTGGATACAGTGATGCCAGGTCTGGCAACCTAGAAGATTTGCTGCTGAAGGAGCCCGAATTATCCCAGCTGAGCAGGCAAGCACACCATCCAAACGTCTTTGAATTGTTAAGGCCGCTGTAATTTTCATCCAACTCCATTTGATTGCAGGGTTGATCGCCTGCCAACTTCTATGCAGAGCTGACAAAAGAAATGGATTTAGTCTCGAGCAAATCAAAGTTCATCCCACAGGCAAAACTGAATACAAGAACCAGTTGCATACTAGTGAACTTGTAGCCTTGTACAGTTTGTTGTTCTTTGACTGGAAGAGatggtaatagattagtagtGAACATGTAGCCTTGTACATTTTGccttttagttttagtttttttgtggGGTGAGGAAGGCAGGAAGCCATGTACATTTTGGTTCTCATGTATTGGGCTCGGTGCTTTTGCTAGGGTTTTGGATGGGAGTTGCCTGTTGGGCCGTGATTTTAGTTGTAAATCTAGGCCCATCCATCCAAGGCCTGTAGTGGGAGGGGTTCAGCCAGGCTCAGAGGATTTTGTAGCGAGTTATCAAATTCGAAGGCCGCGTAAAACTTTTTGAACATGTTGCTGCTCTGAACTATCAAACCATTCCTCTGATTAATTTAACGTGTTTCATGCTCCTCATGGCTCCATACTCAAATAGTATGATCATATATGCTTGATAGTGTAACATGCGATCAATTTTTTACATCGGTGAAAAggggagggggaaaaaaagaggaagaaaaacaaatcaacctCAGATTACATTTGCATCCCGTGATGCTGTCGCTAGTGTACACTTAAAATTACACAGAATGTCGCTTATCATTCTCTTAAAATTACACAGAATGTCGCCTATCATTCTTTCCATTCCATTAGCCTTTCCTCCAGAACCCAATTCAATCTGCAATGAATCTCAGGCAGATGGTGAACCGCTCAAGCAGGGATGCACGCCTAAACAAACTGTGCATATACATCCCACTGACTATAGTTAGTTCTGGCCATcctcatcatcttcatctcGCCAAGAAATGCGACCAAGAATTGAAAAGGGAAGCTACTGGCAATGCAGCATTGCAGCTACTATGATCCACTCTCACTTTGGTTAATTACTGAATGGCAACCTGTCTGCTCCTCTCTCGATGGCGTCTCTCCACAACCGGTACCTGATACCCAGCTTGTCGTACGACACCGGCCAGTTCCAGACATTGGCACCGTTGATCATCCGTTCTTGCTGCCCAAGCACAAGCCGCAGATCCTCATTCAAGACCTGCATAAAGATCATATAATATTACTACAAATGTCTTATATATTACAAATGAGATTTtcttcggtccaacaaaaaataactcgaggtaccggtacctgacagtactaaatcgtttctcatcattggatctagctgaacATAATAGGTACTGTTCGATCCAACGACCAGAAACGATTTAGAACCGTGAGGTACCGGCATcttaaggtactttttgttggactaaaGCAAATCCCATTATGAATGTGAATCTGAGATGAAATGGAGATCAGTTTCTATGGAGTTGATCTGAAAGTTGAGACTTGCCTTGTCAGCAAAATGTGACCACAATATATGCATGAAAGGGACATGCTTGAGCCAGGGAGCAAAGTCGAGGGACATCCGGTACAGCAGCCTGGTTTTATTCCTAGAGGAGGGCAGGCAGATGTGGAGTTGGTGGAGATGTGTCGAGCATTGCTTGGTGCTCTTCCCCTCTAGTTTTCCAGGCTTGGAGATGCCGATGGTTGACAGCACCATGCATGGCGGTCGAAACTCCATGTCGATGGGGTAAGGATCCCAGTACCCTTGGAGCCCTGATGAAGGTGTCAAGAACTTCACCAAGCTGGGAAATGAATATTAGCATCATTGCATCAGCATGATGATTTATGAAGACATAATTTTCACATGGTTGTGAAAATATTTGTTCACTGCCAATTTTGAAATCTAGTATGTAAATACCTTGGAACACTCCAACCCTTGGCAAAGGTGGACGTATGAGTAAACGGAGCATGCGCAAGATCTAATAGATTGTCCAGAAGAAGTCCATGCTCCACCGGTAATTCCATCACTATCTGTTGATGATCAAGAACAACTACATTACTTTTCAGTCCAGctgaaaactttttaaaaccaACACATTTCCACCATACTGTGATTTCTGCAGCGTGACTTGATTTCCTTTTACCTCTGCATGAATTGTAAATCCTGAAGGGGGCAGCAGAGAAGGGATGGTCGACTTCGGTGGGTCATTACCAGGCCAGATCCAAACCATTCCTTCTTGCTCAAAGCATGGCAATGACCGGATGCGCACGTCGAGCATCTTTGTGGATGGCATTTTCTCACATTTTCCATCAGTCGAATACTCCCACCCTGAaggttatgaaaaaaaaaatctgaaatacTATTTACACAAAAGTTCTCTCTATTGGCAACATTAAGATCATTGGAAAGCTTGAAAAATAGCAGAAGCATGATGAAATagaaattcatatatttttagataatggaaattCAACTTACCATGGTAAGGGCATTGAATTCTACCCTCACTAACTGAGCCAAGATGAAGAGGGCAAGCTCTGTGAGCACATGTGTTCTGAACACATCCAGGTCTCCCATCTTTTCCTCTGAAAATTACCCACTGCTCCTCAAAACAATCTATTGGTACCTGAGAATGCACATATACCACCACAGTAAGCACAAGTGTCTCCCACTGCTAGCTCTGACCTCGTAACAAAAATGCCTgaatcaaacatttttttaccattgtaTCATCTTTCAGGTCACTGGAGAAGGCAACTGGGTACCAGAAGTTTTTCAGACTGGGATTGTATGGCTGCACTGGACCAGACACGTTCAGACTCCGGCGTGGAGGTTTCTTGCTCACAACACGGCCCGCTGATGACGTGCTTGGAGCAAGGGAAGTGCACTCGGCTGTAGATGCACTAGAGCTTCCATCTTGCAACAATCTGTCGTTGACTAGGGTCTCCATTTGTGCTAACTTATCAAGCGCAGTCGATACTCTAGCTTCCGATAAATGAACCTGGATTGGATACATAAAGCATCAGAATCCAGATGACATGGAAGGGTTTAAATTTGGCATTTTGGCTCCTGCCAATAGCATACCTGATTGTGAGCTTTttccaattcttcctgtagcccTGCAAGCTCTTTCCTCAAGGTTCCAATTGACTTGAATTCTCTTGCTAAAGGATTGAGAACCTCTACCACCTGCATTTCAATGCCAACAATTCATGGAATGAACTATGTTAGTCGTCCACAACTTCAATCTCAGGCATTATTCAGTATCCAGTAAAAAATTGAACCTCATGTCTGGAAAATTCAGACTAGCAAACTGAGACCTTTTATCTGAACTTGCTATCTGGCCAATGTTTCATACCTTGTTGTGAAGAACCATGATGGTAAGGAGGTCCTGCCGCGCTCTCCAATCGCAGTACTGGATGTCGAATCGGACCACTTCGAGAGCTTGGTTGACATCCAAGAACTTGCCTTTTGCAATGGGAACCCTTGGGCCGGGGTCATCGACATGGAACAAGGCCTCCCAAGTGTTGTTCTTTGCATATTCAGCTCCCTCGTCACCGAGCACTGCATACACCTTGATTCCTCCATATCTACCAACACCCTGCACAGTTTCCCTCAGAAAGGTCACCCTCAATTCACCAAGCTCACAGCCACTCTATTTTGGCAGAAAAACCagtaaaatttagttaaatcCGTGTCCAGAGATTAGCCTGTGGTTATTGGGCAAAACTGCGGGCATTTGCTTAAAGAGACTGAATTGCATTCGAGCTTGCAAAGAAAATTTGGCGCGAGTATCGTTTTCAAGAACTGCGCTGTCTGTCCGTGATCaagattcattttttttctactttaaTACAACAGTTTTGAAGGTATGGGACTGAAGAATCACAAAACCTCGAaaccatatactaatatattgtctgaacaacaaaaaagaaaacatcaagTATCTCAAGAATCCAATCATATGAACATCAATGGTCACTCCATTCCACTGCGCAAACATTCAGCTTTCGATTGCTCATCAAGAAATGACCATTTCAACTGAAAACCCAACCAAGAAACAACTTTTCTCCGATCGCCAAACACCCATTAAACAGATTCTTCgaccaacaacaacaacaaaaaaaaactcaccttTCTGGAGCAACACCGGAAGGATGGCTTGATGAGCAAGTGCGGCAGCAAAGACAGCGATGCCACAGTGGTCATGGAGATTGTGCGGCGGCGCTGCCTACGATCAAGCAGTGCGacccaaaaacaaaaacaaaaacaaaaacgaaaacgTAGAAATACTccccatattttcttttctccaacACGAGGGTGGTTTTGTCTAaatttcttcttctcctcctcctcgagagAGAAAAGATATTTCGAAATCTCTAATCCGGAAGCGCAATCTGCTCCGCGCGACGTggcgcgccgctcgccgcgcgcTCCTTATCATCCCGCCTCGTCGCGGCGCCGCCTGGACCCCTTATCTGCTCGGGCGTACACGTGGCACCCCTCGAGCGCATCTCGGCCGTCGATTTTACTCCGGTCGAGCTCCCGCCGTCCGATCCACTTTCAGCAAGTCAGTAACTCCTTTGGAACTGAATAGTTTGGAAAATCCTGTACGAAATTTGATCGGTTTGAAGCTTCGTTTTGGTGGAGTTTAACGAAACGCGAATACTCGTGGGGTCCACGTGGCTGGTCGCTGTTACACGTGGCGTGCTAATGGCGCTCGCTTATGTAAGATCGTACAAATACCTGCATCAGTTTTAGGGTTCGAgagaaaatattcttttttcgCGGCCGAGGTGGCCCTGTAGATAAGAGGCGGGAGCCGTTCGCGATCTCCACGAGCCTTCCACGTGCAGCCACGTGGGATTCTCTCGCGGGGTCGTGATCTGACGTGGCGGCCTCGAGGACCAACCGTTGGAGTAGCTGTACTTGTATGACCCCGTCCACGTCGTCTAGTGTACTTGGCATGGTTTGCATTTGCGTGGCTGAAATGGTGCTTGAGACGGAAATTATCAGACCAGCCCTTCCAATCTCGTGTATTGTTACATCCGGTACAACGAGGGGCATGAAGAGACGGCGTATAAAAAAAcgggaaataaaattttgcatatctGTTATTTGTGATTTAGAAGGTTGATGgttaaaaaacttcaaattcaactttgaattaaatttaaattttaactttttacgaTGAAAGGTAAATGATATAgagtactatctccgtttttttgacaagattttctagttttatttagatttttatggATAATAATGAATCATATAGATAATGTATATCAGAGAAAGATCTAGGCTTCTTCCGGCCAGCACCACAAGGTGTGGGCTAGCCGGCCCAGGTTTGAGCCTCATCTCTCCTTAATTATATTGATATGAGAGTAACGTCTTATCAAATGGATGTAGCACAAAACGTAATTTTCGTTCAGCATTTACATACTTTTTGCTTGTATAAAAGCAAGAgtgtctttttttatttcccgTGCAACGGTGTTTGACATCCTTTAATATACATCTAGAGACTAAGGTGAATGGTAAATCCTGGACTGCGTTAATTTTCCGAGGACACTGTACTGCTAATTGCTTGTCAacattaagaaaataataaataaaaggtGTTGTTTGCAATTACAACTGTGTGTTATGGACTTAtttattaacatgatttagCTAAATCCTTTGAAGTCTATCAATTTCTAAAAAgaccaattttattttattgagaaGAGCCCAAGGTTGCGGAGGGAGCCAGACACAGGTGAGAAGATATTTCTAGGCTTTTCAATGGTTTCTACCCACCGTTCAATCACTGCTAGTACTTACAaattaagcaaaaaaaaatcatcgaaATACACGCACCGCATGTATACGCATACGAATTTTCGTATTTTGTTTCGCCGGAACGGTGATGGGCTTCCATGGGCCTCCATACAGCCCAATAGACTTCCACTTTCATAGCCCAATAGTCCAACAGGCCTCCACTGCCAAAGCCAAAATGGGCCAATGTCGCAAAGGCCCAATAGCCACAGGCCCACGGTGTCCATCCCCGCCACATGTGACGGaagtgcggcggcgcgagaaAAACccccacgacgacggcggcggcggccaccgcgaGGGTTTAGCTCCCCGCCgctcctctcttctcctccccgatgcctccgcctcgccgcgcgctccTCGCCCcactcctccgcctccgcggctTCTCCTCCCTCGCCCACcactcgccgctgccgcctcccccgcgccgccaccagTTCGTACTCCCCGCTGACCCCGCCGCGGGCATCCAGGGACGGGGCGGCATCGGCAACCCGCTCGACCCGGCGCAGCTCCTCCGCGACGACCCGGTCGCCATAACTGCATCGCTGTGGGTCTCCTCCTTCCGCGCCcagccggccaccgccgcgccgccgtcgctgtcgccgttcCTCTCGCGCCTCGAGCTCTGGGTGCTCGCCTACCAGAAGGCCTACGCCGACGAGACAGGATCCTACCTGCCCCGCTCCTCCATCCCGGCCTCCAcactctcctccctcctcgcgcTCCGCAACGCCGTCCTCGACGCCCGCTTCCGCTTCGGCAACCGCCTCACCCCCTTCCTCCACTCcccgcgccccgccgccgccgcggacccCGCCACGCTCTCCAAGCGCAAGCTCCGCGCCCTCCTCACCACCCCGGGGCCGGCCCCCTTCCAGGACCGCGTCGTGcaggagctcctcctcctgctgctcgaGCCCGTCTACGAGGCAAGGTTCTCGCCCAAGTCCTTCGCCTTCCGCCCGGGCCGATCTCCGCACGCCGCGATCCGCACCATCCGCCGCAGCTTCGCGCCCTACCTCTGGTATATCAAGGGCGACCTCTCCCCGCTCCTCCACTCCCCTGATCCTGCTATCGTCGTTGGTGCACTTATCCGTGATGTGCGTGACAAGAAGGTTGTCGATTTGATTCGTTCAGCACTGCTCACCCCACCTGTGACAGCGAGGCCTGGCGATGAAGATGCagcgaagaagaaaaagaagaggaagtaCCAGAAGAAGAAGGTGCTTCCGGAGGGAGAGCCGAAGCCTGACCCCTACTGGTTGCAGACATTCTTTGGGTTTGCACCAGAAGAGGCTCTCACCCAGCCAGATTGGGGACACTGTGGTGTACTGAGCCCATTGCTTGCTAATGTGTGCTTAGATGAGCTTGATCAATGGATGGAGGCAAAGATTAAGGAATTCTACAGGCCGTCCAAGTCCGATGTTGTGGGAGGGGAGGATGAAGTCGAGCAGGGGAACACTTCATGGCCAGAATTTGTTCCCACTAGTGGCCCTGACAAAACGAGGAAGGTGGACTACATTCGATACGGTGGCCATTTCTTAATCGGGGTCAGGGGTCCAAGAGCAGATGCGGCAGTGCTCCGAAAGCAGCTTGTTGAATTCTGTGACCAGCGGTTCCGGATCAAGCTTGACAATGAGAGCCTCCCTATTGAGCACATCACCAAAGGGATCATGTTCCTTGATCATGTGCTGTGCCGCCGTGTTGTGTACCCGACTCTCCGTTACACAGCCTCTGGAGGCAAGATCATCAGCGAGAAGGGGGTTGGGACTCTGCTATCTGTGACAGCTAGTTTAAAGCAGTGCATCAAGCAGTTCCGGAAGCTTGAGTTTTTAAAGGGGGACCGTGAACCAGACCCACAACCTTGCTTCAGGATGTTCCATGCCACACAAGCTCACACAAATGCACAGATGAATAAGCTTTTGCTGACAATGGCAGAGTGGTATCGTTATGCTGATAACCGCAAGAAGGTTGTCAATTTCTGCTCATACATTATAAGGGGTTCCTTGGCAAAGTTATATGCTGCCAAATACAAACTGAGGTCGAGGGCAAAGGTCTACAAGATTGCATCAAGGAATCTTAGTCGACCATTGAAGGATAAGAAAGGACAGTCGCCAGAGTACCACAATTTGCTAAGAATGGGTCTTGTGGACTCAATTGATGGGCTTCAGTATACAAGGATGTCGATGGTTCCTGATCCTGATTACACACCATTACCAAGTGGATGGCGCCCAGACCATGAGAAGATTTTACTGGAGTATATAAAGCTCACAGATCAACAAACAGTAGAA
It encodes the following:
- the LOC102716251 gene encoding SH2 domain-containing protein A-like; this translates as MAAAAAGCGGGGGYCELRDVRVELDLSKVVGGGDGGEGFAVCFWLYLSSSARPSSVILHQMEGGGGGRVPFLALGEGSKLVLFPLLGFHREAPTPGCSYPWTGITNLAEVNECPLDNWFHVGCEVTEHIMRLHIDGNLVAEAHLCLLYNKPGNQNDLKQINLLGSEDKLEGYVYNMELSSMLGTIQQQYAENPPFKLSIDYSCCDGIEEGDDGIWNIVGGKASCRRNFILEVVLVDAFGEAVKDREIAASLVYADNGALVEKSRDDSEPPLLISCDGLEYPAVSRPLPIIRGRALFKLKISQLSSKCDNKLFRIYFSTLDMKRYPFLEAYSKPIRCISRNRTNRQLGSVKRIGSSLVDEIQSTNNIEGVGHNGKSNGRLQTHDPSSVVCFHPSKFSKIEGDVHKVASENKQARKMMLDKGVQDVMGSDSTASDFDSMDAGSSWSGSDGDEVESFSDAEIFRYCLDSTYERLKFLRSAAPSVNEDDLVKLANQVSLYSGCAHHRNQILMSKQLLQEGADTWNLISKNNEHALWSSAVNEIKAKFMDIVHPSNRGLSEQDFEVLRGIAGCGDDIGRDEFDKLWSWLYPVAAALSKDKINKLWDCTTHRWIEGLITLEEAENALRSSRELVKRQGTFVLRFPTTRSWPHPDAGSLVVTYVGSDNSIHHKLLSLDVSDARSGNLEDLLLKEPELSQLSRVDRLPTSMQS
- the LOC102716534 gene encoding LOW QUALITY PROTEIN: chlorophyllide a oxygenase, chloroplastic (The sequence of the model RefSeq protein was modified relative to this genomic sequence to represent the inferred CDS: deleted 1 base in 1 codon), which translates into the protein MTTVASLSLLPHLLIKPSFRCCSRKGVGRYGGIKVYAVLGDEGAEYAKNNTWEALFHVDDPGPRVPIAKGKFLDVNQALEVVRFDIQYCDWRARQDLLTIMVLHNKVVEVLNPLAREFKSIGTLRKELAGLQEELEKAHNQVHLSEARVSTALDKLAQMETLVNDRLLQDGSSSASTAECTSLAPSTSSAGRVVSKKPPRRSLNVSGPVQPYNPSLKNFWYPVAFSSDLKDDTMVPIDCFEEQWVIFRGKDGRPGCVQNTCAHRACPLHLGSVSEGRIQCPYHGWEYSTDGKCEKMPSTKMLDVRIRSLPCFEQEGMVWIWPGNDPPKSTIPSLLPPSGFTIHAEIVMELPVEHGLLLDNLLDLAHAPFTHTSTFAKGWSVPSLVKFLTPSSGLQGYWDPYPIDMEFRPPCMVLSTIGISKPGKLEGKSTKQCSTHLHQLHICLPSSRNKTRLLYRMSLDFAPWLKHVPFMHILWSHFADKVLNEDLRLVLGQQERMINGANVWNWPVSYDKLGIRYRLWRDAIERGADRLPFSNNQSESGS
- the LOC102716813 gene encoding nuclear intron maturase 2, mitochondrial codes for the protein MPPPRRALLAPLLRLRGFSSLAHHSPLPPPPRRHQFVLPADPAAGIQGRGGIGNPLDPAQLLRDDPVAITASLWVSSFRAQPATAAPPSLSPFLSRLELWVLAYQKAYADETGSYLPRSSIPASTLSSLLALRNAVLDARFRFGNRLTPFLHSPRPAAAADPATLSKRKLRALLTTPGPAPFQDRVVQELLLLLLEPVYEARFSPKSFAFRPGRSPHAAIRTIRRSFAPYLWYIKGDLSPLLHSPDPAIVVGALIRDVRDKKVVDLIRSALLTPPVTARPGDEDAAKKKKKRKYQKKKVLPEGEPKPDPYWLQTFFGFAPEEALTQPDWGHCGVLSPLLANVCLDELDQWMEAKIKEFYRPSKSDVVGGEDEVEQGNTSWPEFVPTSGPDKTRKVDYIRYGGHFLIGVRGPRADAAVLRKQLVEFCDQRFRIKLDNESLPIEHITKGIMFLDHVLCRRVVYPTLRYTASGGKIISEKGVGTLLSVTASLKQCIKQFRKLEFLKGDREPDPQPCFRMFHATQAHTNAQMNKLLLTMAEWYRYADNRKKVVNFCSYIIRGSLAKLYAAKYKLRSRAKVYKIASRNLSRPLKDKKGQSPEYHNLLRMGLVDSIDGLQYTRMSMVPDPDYTPLPSGWRPDHEKILLEYIKLTDQQTVEEQRSCIREEGLITPQDYISMLVWSYKKNAVLLPSFKESDHKGSTEDLGSDTDELSDKELGNPGHVDSPKVAEMP